One Oryza brachyantha chromosome 3, ObraRS2, whole genome shotgun sequence DNA segment encodes these proteins:
- the LOC102701624 gene encoding uncharacterized protein LOC102701624, translated as MASREEFAPSYVLLDRTVRIDREAVRKESDWAIMECTDWKAYGCDGSCNRNDVENASRMKGLVLLARLAEPPNLSEISVRLAPAVPKAKQPTSFPPGTALLPIFDLPEGPENLPTHVEAAGDGLIVLNSRFADGSRYYLVYDAISKSLSMVAGLPDPCRTYCSMRPLPVRGSAGYSLRSRVGTYTYTLALVAKDWEFNMETGEYDYRNVLCLWSPRPFSIPSPCTIRSSYYDTPWQFKNALFPSEMPGSFHADKVFSSGGMCFWADLAQGPLFCRCEDVLSDGNDVQFFHIQLPPECRLDLMFHLRGDLELCRTMSCEGDSIKFVCVSAEPRTGHPGDSTVTMWTLSLATEQWLKDGELQVASLWEMEGFKNARLPRSIPVCPILIPNEDDGVLSFMLNEAGDELYMVTINMHSKRFLSAITLSPCPDDEVVPPLGFDLSKHIQDLSLHPIRDEGCPIATKRKLSSLN; from the coding sequence ATGGCTAGCAGGGAGGAATTTGCACCTTCCTATGTCTTGCTGGATCGCACCGTTCGTATCGACAGGGAAGCCGTCCGGAAAGAATCGGATTGGGCGATCATGGAGTGCACAGACTGGAAGGCCTACGGGTGCGACGGCAGCTGCAACCGCAACGACGTCGAGAACGCCTCTAGGATGAAGGGCTTGGTGCTCCTCGCGCGCCTCGCTGAGCCCCCAAATCTGTCGGAGATTTCCGTTCGCCTCGCCCCCGCCGTGCCGAAAGCCAAGCAGCCGACCAGCTTCCCCCCCGGCACCGCCCTCTTGCCCATCTTCGACCTTCCGGAAGGACCGGAAAACCTGCCCACCCACGTCGAGGCCGCGGGCGATGGCCTCATCGTCCTCAACTCGCGCTTCGCGGATGGCTCCCGCTACTATCTCGTCTACGACGCCATCAGCAAGTCGCTCTCTATGGTCGCGGGCCTGCCGGACCCATGCCGGACCTACTGCAGCATGCGGCCTCTCCCCGTGCGCGGCAGTGCTGGCTACTCTCTGCGCAGCCGTGTTGGTACATACACATACACCTTGGCCCTCGTGGCGAAGGACTGGGAGTTCAACATGGAGACGGGGGAATACGACTACCGGAATGTCCTCTGCCTGTGGTCGCCGCGGCCATTCTCCATACCATCGCCGTGCACCATACGTTCCAGCTACTACGACACGCCATGGCAATTCAAGAATGCACTCTTCCCCTCAGAGATGCCTGGTTCCTTCCACGCCGACAAGGTGTTCTCGTCCGGAGGCATGTGTTTCTGGGCTGACCTCGCCCAGGGCCCCCTCTTCTGCCGCTGCGAGGACGTGCTCTCAGACGGCAATGATGTGCAGTTCTTCCACATCCAGCTGCCTCCGGAGTGCCGGCTTGACCTCATGTTCCACCTGAGGGGTGATCTTGAGCTATGCCGGACAATGAGCTGCGAAGGGGACTCCATCAAGTTCGTCTGTGTCAGTGCAGAACCCCGTACAGGCCACCCCGGAGACAGTACGGTGACAATGTGGACTCTGAGCCTCGCAACCGAGCAGTGGCTGAAAGATGGGGAACTTCAGGTGGCAAGTCTGTGGGAGATGGAGGGTTTCAAGAATGCGAGGTTGCCTAGGAGCATACCGGTTTGCCCCATTCTGATTCCcaatgaagatgatggtgtACTCTCTTTCATGCTCAATGAAGCAGGTGACGAGCTGTACATGGTCACCATTAACATGCACAGCAAGAGATTCCTCTCGGCCATCACCCTCTCACCATGTCCTGATGATGAGGTCGTTCCTCCTTTGGGCTTCGATCTTTCCAAACACATTCAGGATCTGTCTCTCCACCCCATTCGTGATGAGGGGTGCCCAATTGCAACCAAGAGGAAGTTGTCATCACTCAACTGA